In Portunus trituberculatus isolate SZX2019 chromosome 24, ASM1759143v1, whole genome shotgun sequence, a single genomic region encodes these proteins:
- the LOC123508174 gene encoding uncharacterized protein K02A2.6-like — protein MVNELTMKDIGQYMENQYDPKRFVIRERFKFWSSMQHKPGETIPELAARIRQDATTCDFASIKDPQDEAMRTRFICSVDNEAILKTLFRMSDDDLTFSKAVEVAMETEDAAKVAKETVHGSKASTTTPVLKLKRTSPTRNGGMKPQTPFPKGMCPRCGRTGHVAKNCRFINNICRFCQKKGHLEAVCLKKRNKGSVNHHTSKLPVPVVRSISSDDPVMQQLQFDGKIFAFEVDSRAKDNFCTTGIWSSLGKPTLHPAQVRYVSATGNDLPVLGTFTVKASLGDSTTRDTDITFNVSTLLCLNLLGRTAIRKLDIDVRALMCEAGPKTPSNDVHVVLDNKSPDHVFQKACQKVCKEFPSLFLPELGCLKDFELEVAFKPDTQPIFCKPRTVPFAVLEDLNTAYDAGIRKGVWIPTQLNESGTPVVPVVKTTSPGQQRKKLWVCGDYSVTGYQHLQTHRHPIPLPEDLMHKLGRDYYFTKIDLADAYSQIKLRPKSQKKLALITHLGVLLQTRLPFGISSAPGYFQEIMDQLTSDLRGVAVYLDDILVSGSNAEEHLQNLRALLQRLQDKGLRCNLEKCIFAQPSVDYLEPLTCPTRKGTPWKWGNEEQTAFQHLRDILCMDAVLAHFDPNLQIGISCDASEVGIGAVLFHRYADGAERPTTNASKTLTDTQRRYSQIQREALAVVYGLQKFHQFIYGRNFILVTDHKSLVSLFSPTKGTPALAANRIARWALTLSQYDYTIEYRKTGNMGTRTLSAVFLLAKTPILTGRSK, from the exons ATGGTAAACGAGCTTACTATGAAAGACATTGGGCAGTATATGGAGAACCAGTATGACCCCAAAAGATTCGTCATAAGGGAACGCTTCAAGTTCTGGTCTTCTATGCAGCACAAACCAGGGGAGACAATTCCTGAGCTCGCAGCAAGGATTCGCCAGGACGCCACTACCTGCGACTTTGCCTCCATCAAGGATCCTCAGGATGAAGCAATGCGCACACGCTTCATTTGTTCAGTGGATAATGAGGCCATTTTGAAAACTCTTTTCAGGATGAGTGATGATGACCTGACTTTCAGTAAAGCTGTGGAGGTGGCAATGGAAACGGAGGACGCTGCAAAAGTGGCTAAAGAGACTGTTCATGGTTCCAAGGCTTCCACGACCACACCTGTTTTAAAGCTTAAAAGGACCTCACCAACACGGAATGGTGGGATGAAGCCTCAAACACCGTTTCCCAAAGGGATGTGCCCTCGGTGTGGCAGGACTGGCCATGTTGCCAAGAACTGCCGGTTCATCAATAATATCTGCAGATTCTGTCAAAAGAAGGGACACCTGGAAGCGGTCTgtttaaagaaaaggaacaagggaTCAGTTAACCATCACACATCAAAATTACCGGTTCCAGTGGTAAGAAGTATCTCTAGTGATGATCCCGTTATGCAACAGTTACAGTTCGATGGGAAGATATTCGCTTTTGAAGTGGATAGCAGAGCAAAGGACAACTTCTGTACTACAGGTATTTGGTCAAGTCTGGGTAAACCTACACTACACCCTGCTCAGGTTCGTTATGTCTCTGCTACAGGGAATGATTTACCAGTTTTGGGTACCTTTACTGTCAAGGCTTCTTTGGGGGATTCTACAACAAGAGACACTGACATAACATTTAATGTCTCCACTCTCCTGTGTCTTAATCTGCTAGGTCGAACTGCAATACGCAAGTTGGACATCGACGTACGGGCGCTGATGTGCGAGGCTGGCCCCAAAACACCCAGCAACGACGTGCATGTCGTCCTGGACAACAAGTCTCCCGACCACGTGTTCCAGAAGGCTTGTCAGAAGGTGTGCAAGGAGTTTCCTAGTTTGTTTTTGCCAGAACTAGGTTGTCTCAAGGACTTCGAGTTGGAGGTTGCATTCAAGCCGGATACACAACCGATCTTCTGTAAACCAAGGACCGTTCCATTCGCTGTTCTGGAGGATCTCAACACTGCGTACGACGCTGGCATCAGGAAGGGCGTGTGGATACCTACACAATTAAATGAATCCGGGACCCCTGTAGTGCCAGTGGTCAAGACTACTTCACCAGGACAACAGAGAAAAAAGCTATGGGTATGTGGTGACTATTCTGTAACCGGTTATCAGCATctgcaaacacacagacaccccATACCGTTGCCAGAAGATCTGATGCATAAACTTGGTAGGGATTACTACTTCACCAAGATTGATCTAGCGGATGCCTACAGCCAGATCAAGCTGAGACCTAAGAGCCAGAAAAAGTTGGCCCTCATTACACATCTGGGCGTCTTGCTTCAAACTCGTCTACCATTCGGGATATCATCTGCGCCAGGCTACTTTCAAGAGATCATGGATCAGCTCACCAGTGATCTGCGAGGAGTAGCGGTCTACTTGGACGATATTTTGGTGAGTGGTTCGAATGCAGAGGAGCATCTACAGAACCTTCGTGCTCTTCTCCAACGTCTGCAGGACAAGGGCTTACGCTGCAACCTTGAGAAGTGCATTTTCGCTCAGCCATCGGTGGACTACCTGG AGCCACTGACCTGCCCCACCAGGAAGGGAACTCCATGGAAATGGGGCAATGAAGAGCAGACAGCTTTCCAGCATCTACGAGACATTCTTTGCATGGACGCTGTTCTTGCTCACTTCGATCCAAATCTGCAGATCGGCATCTCGTGCGACGCTTCAGAAGTTGGGATTGGGGCAGTACTGTTTCATCGTTACGCCGATGGTGCCGAACGCCCCACTACCAACGCCTCAAAAACTCTGACAGATACACAACGCCGTTACAGTCAAATACAGAGAGAAGCACTTGCGGTTGTCTATGGTCTTCAGAAATTCCATCAGTTCATCTATGGTAGGAATTTCATTCTTGTAACAGATCACAAGTCATTAGTCTCTCTTTTCAGTCCCACGAAGGGTACACCTGCTCTTGCGGCAAACAGGATTGCACGATGGGCCCTCACTCTCAGCCAGTACGACTACACCATCGAGTATAGGAAAACGGGGAACATGGGAACGCGGACGCTCTCGGCCGTCTTCCTGCTGGCGAAGACGCCAATTTTGACAGGGAGGAGCAAGTAG
- the LOC123508175 gene encoding uncharacterized protein LOC123508175, with amino-acid sequence MRYVKEGWPHITDSEEIRHYMKLANSLTTENGCLLLGSRIVIPHCLREPVLHLIHLGHFEPYHHATNGVAERLRQSFKQSLRKSTLSPNAALQEFLLQYRRTPLDSGYSPSELLNGRQIRRDKQRRWVPAVVTKVFGSRSVNVRVLHGGPTWRHHIDQLRPRYGVEHDDDPGEALMSTSPIPDPKPQDGDGTASRPARRLEKRRNPRLPTPTDDHYGPDNPRRSKRLKQKTTEDEGYLPESLSSSEVSAVLITNESRT; translated from the exons ATGCGTTACGTCAAGGAAGGGTGGCCACATATTACTGACTCGGAGGAGATACGACACTACATGAAGCTGGCGAACTCCCTGACTACGGAGAATGGTTGTCTTCTCCTTGGATCAAGGATCGTCATCCCACACTGCTTGAGGGAACCGGTGCTGCACCTCATACACCTGGGTCATTTTG AGCCGTACCATCATGCTACAAACGGTGTTGCTGAACGGCTGAGGCAGTCGTTCAAGCAGTCTTTGAGGAAATCAACACTGTCGCCAAATGCTGCACTACAGGAATTCCTGCTACAGTACCGACGTACACCTTTGGATTCCGGATACTCTCCTAGTGAACTGCTCAACGGTCGGCAGATTAG GAGAGACAAGCAACGTCGATGGGTTCCAGCCGTGGTTACTAAGGTTTTTGGGTCAAGGAGTGTTAATGTTCGTGTTCTTCATGGAGGTCCTACATGGCGCCATCACATCGACCAGCTACGCCCCCGCTATGGAGTGGAACACGACGATGATCCAGGAGAGGCATTAATGTCCACTTCACCGATCCCAGACCCAAAACCACAGGATGGAGATGGTACAGCATCCCGTCCAGCTAGACGTTTGGAGAAGAGGCGGAATCCTCGACTACCGACACCCACCGATGACCACTATGGACCGGACAATCCAAGACGTTCGAAACGTCTCAAACAGAAGACGACGGAGGATGAGG GATATCTGCCAGAGTCACTATCCTCGTCTGAAGTGTCTGCTGTGTTGATCACAAACGAGTCTAGAACATGA
- the LOC123508176 gene encoding uncharacterized protein LOC123508176: MCETSPQPYKPAFTSSIKNTPKKVTNLDDFDNFVYLNETWVNQNYTVSKCWVDTRAKKATGIKVPTGKGSRLIILHSGTKYGFIKNADLVFQAKNSGDYHDQMTATKFEERFKKQLLPNIPPKSVIVMDNASYHSVQLEKMPTKSWLKDDIKEWLIKKGEQPGDELYKNQLYNLTKKYNTGKKYVIDTIAKDAGHRIVRLPPYHCQYNPIELIWAQVKRNIAEKITTRWQI; encoded by the exons ATGTGTGAGACATCACCACAACCCTACAAGCCTGCATTCACCTCATCCATAAAGAATACTCCCAAAAAAGTCACAAACCTTGATGACTTTGATAA CTTTGTGTACCTGAATGAAACTTGGGTCAACCAGAATTACACTGTATCAAAGTGTTGGGTTGATACCAGAGCCAAGAAAGCCACTGGAATAAAAGTTCCTACAGGGAAAGGGAGCCGCCTTATCATCCTCCATTCTGGAACAAAGTATGGATTTATTAAGAATGCAGACCTTGTATTCCAAGCAAAGAACAGTGGTGACTATCACGATCAAATGACAGCCACGAAATTCGAGGAAAGGTTCAAGAAACAGCTGCTGCCTAACATTCCTCCTAAGTCTGTCATTGTGATGGACAACGCCTCCTACCATTCAGTGCAGCTTGAAAAAATGCCAACAAAGTCATGGCTGAAAGATGACATCAAGGAATGGCTCATCAAGAAAGGAGAACAGCCAGGAGATGAATTATATAAAAACCAACTTTACAATCttacaaagaaatacaacacTGGCAAGAAATATGTGATTGACACCATCGCCAAGGATGCTGGACACAGGATTGTGCGGTTACCACCGTACCATTGCCAGTACAACCCTATTGAGCTAATTTGGGCCCAGGTGAAGAGGAACATAGCAGAAAAAATAACTACAAGATGGCAGATCTGA